The following proteins are co-located in the Robbsia betulipollinis genome:
- a CDS encoding inorganic phosphate transporter, producing MASIHLAVWTVVILVAVALIFDFLNGFHDAANSIATVVSTGVLKPQQAVAFAALANVIAYFLFHLKVAATVGRGTIDPAIIDQYVIFGALMGAIGWNIITWVFGIPSSSSHALIGGLVGAALAKSGPHSLNVDGLLKTVSFIFISPLLGFILGSCFMLAVSWMFFRTPPSRVDRKFRRLQLFSAGLYSLGHGGNDAQKTIGVIWMLLIATGYVSATADAPPAWVIAGCYFAIGLGTLFGGWRIVRTMGQKITKLKPVGGFCAEAGGAITLFLASWLGIPVSTTHTITGAIVGVGATRKLSAVRWGVAGRIVWAWVLTIPASAILAAIAWWIGRWLF from the coding sequence ATGGCATCGATACATTTGGCGGTATGGACGGTCGTGATTCTGGTCGCGGTCGCATTGATCTTCGATTTCCTGAACGGCTTCCACGACGCGGCGAACTCGATCGCGACGGTGGTCTCGACAGGCGTGCTGAAGCCCCAGCAGGCCGTCGCCTTCGCCGCGCTGGCGAATGTGATCGCCTATTTCCTGTTTCACCTGAAAGTGGCGGCGACCGTCGGGCGCGGCACGATCGATCCCGCGATCATCGATCAATACGTGATTTTCGGCGCGTTGATGGGAGCGATCGGCTGGAACATCATCACCTGGGTATTCGGCATTCCGTCGAGTTCCTCGCATGCGCTGATCGGCGGTCTCGTGGGCGCGGCGCTGGCGAAGTCCGGACCGCATTCGCTGAACGTCGACGGGTTGCTGAAGACGGTGTCCTTCATCTTCATCTCGCCGTTGCTGGGCTTCATTCTGGGTTCCTGCTTCATGCTTGCGGTGTCGTGGATGTTCTTCCGCACGCCGCCGTCGCGCGTCGACCGGAAATTCCGCCGGCTGCAACTGTTCTCCGCGGGACTCTACAGCCTTGGGCACGGCGGCAACGATGCGCAAAAGACGATCGGCGTGATCTGGATGCTGCTGATCGCCACCGGTTACGTCTCGGCGACGGCCGACGCGCCGCCCGCCTGGGTGATCGCGGGGTGCTATTTCGCGATCGGCCTGGGCACGCTGTTCGGCGGCTGGCGCATCGTGCGCACGATGGGGCAGAAGATCACCAAGCTCAAACCGGTCGGCGGTTTCTGCGCCGAGGCCGGCGGGGCGATCACGCTGTTCCTCGCTTCCTGGCTGGGCATCCCGGTTTCCACCACGCATACCATCACCGGCGCGATCGTCGGCGTGGGGGCGACGCGCAAGCTCTCGGCGGTGCGCTGGGGGGTGGCCGGACGGATCGTCTGGGCCTGGGTGCTCACCATTCCCGCGTCCGCGATACTGGCTGCCATCGCGTGGTGGATCGGGCGCTGGCTGTTCTAG
- a CDS encoding type B 50S ribosomal protein L31, protein MKANTHPNYRDVVFQDLSSDFKFITRSTIQTRDKITMEDGKEYPLAKIEVSSESHPFYTGTQKIMDTGGRVERFRQKFGSRATGKVAAKDSAAPEADAQA, encoded by the coding sequence ATGAAAGCCAATACGCACCCGAACTACCGCGACGTGGTGTTCCAGGATCTGTCCTCGGACTTCAAGTTCATCACGCGCTCGACGATCCAGACCCGCGACAAGATCACGATGGAAGACGGCAAGGAATATCCGCTGGCGAAGATCGAAGTCTCGTCGGAATCCCACCCGTTCTACACCGGCACCCAGAAGATCATGGACACGGGCGGTCGCGTCGAGCGCTTCCGCCAGAAGTTCGGCAGCCGCGCCACGGGCAAGGTCGCCGCGAAAGACAGCGCCGCGCCGGAAGCGGACGCGCAGGCCTGA
- the priB gene encoding primosomal replication protein N has protein sequence MNRLELDAAVVEREILRYTPAGIPMLGVLLQHASSVTEAGLARQVEMTLPALAAGTLTDALQRLELGKTVRFGGFLALRRRNARTLVFHITELQDIGKD, from the coding sequence ATGAATCGTCTGGAACTGGACGCGGCCGTGGTGGAGCGCGAGATCTTGCGCTACACACCGGCCGGTATCCCGATGCTGGGGGTGCTGTTGCAGCATGCGTCGAGCGTGACCGAAGCCGGTCTCGCGCGGCAGGTCGAGATGACCTTGCCCGCGCTGGCGGCAGGGACGCTCACCGATGCGCTCCAGCGTCTCGAACTGGGAAAGACGGTCCGGTTCGGCGGTTTCCTGGCACTGCGGCGGCGCAACGCCCGGACACTGGTTTTTCACATCACAGAATTGCAAGACATAGGAAAGGACTAG
- the rplI gene encoding 50S ribosomal protein L9 → MEVILLEKTANLGNLGDIVRVKDGYARNFLLPRKVARRATAAAIKEFEVRRADLEKIAAEKLATAQSAGEKLASLTIQLSQKAGVDGRLFGSVTNADIAAQLNKQGIAVEKQQVRLPDGPLKTVGEHPVQVLLHSDVVVDVNVTVIGETV, encoded by the coding sequence ATGGAAGTCATTTTGCTGGAAAAGACCGCGAACCTTGGCAATCTGGGCGACATCGTCCGCGTCAAGGATGGCTATGCACGCAATTTCCTGCTGCCGCGCAAGGTGGCACGTCGTGCGACCGCTGCGGCGATCAAGGAATTCGAAGTGCGCCGCGCCGATCTGGAAAAGATTGCCGCTGAAAAGCTGGCGACCGCGCAGTCCGCTGGCGAAAAGCTGGCAAGCCTGACGATCCAGTTGTCGCAGAAGGCCGGCGTCGACGGCCGTCTGTTCGGTTCGGTGACGAACGCGGACATCGCCGCCCAGCTGAACAAGCAGGGCATCGCCGTCGAGAAACAGCAGGTTCGTCTGCCGGACGGCCCGCTGAAGACGGTGGGCGAGCATCCGGTGCAGGTTCTGCTGCATTCGGACGTCGTCGTCGACGTGAACGTCACGGTGATCGGCGAGACCGTCTAA
- the rpsF gene encoding 30S ribosomal protein S6, with the protein MSRHYEIIFIVHPDQSEQVPAMIERYKSTITAQGGSIHRVEDWGRRQLAYQIEKLVKAHYVCLNVECGQETLEELEHAFKFNDAVLRHLIVKQKKAETAPSPMMKEVQREEARKSASARPTESASAPAAA; encoded by the coding sequence ATGTCGCGTCACTACGAAATCATCTTTATCGTACATCCCGATCAGAGCGAGCAGGTTCCCGCCATGATCGAGCGGTACAAGTCCACGATCACCGCCCAGGGCGGTTCGATCCACCGTGTCGAGGACTGGGGCCGTCGTCAACTGGCCTATCAGATCGAGAAGCTGGTCAAGGCGCACTATGTCTGCCTGAATGTCGAATGCGGCCAGGAAACGCTGGAAGAACTCGAACATGCATTCAAGTTCAACGATGCCGTGCTGCGCCACCTGATCGTCAAGCAGAAGAAGGCGGAAACCGCGCCCTCGCCGATGATGAAGGAAGTGCAGCGCGAAGAAGCCAGGAAGTCGGCATCGGCGCGCCCGACCGAGTCCGCCAGCGCACCGGCGGCTGCCTGA
- a CDS encoding replicative DNA helicase encodes MNAPKDPQLESLKVPPHSIEAEQSVLGGLLLDNAAWDRIADFVSEGDFYRYDHRMIFQHIGKLISTARPADVITVFESLTLAGKADDVGGLSYLNSLAQNTPSAANIRRYAEIVRDRGVLRKLVTIADDISGGAFNPQGREVRQLLDEAESKIFAIAEEGARSQQGFLEIKPLLSQVVERIDTLYHQDNPSDVTGTPTGFVDLDRMTSGMHGGELIIVAGRPSMGKTSLAMNIGEYVAIEYGLPIAVFSMEMPGSQLAMRMLGSTGRLDAHRLRTGKLTDEDWPKLTHAVQKMGEAQIFIDEQGGLNPMELRARARRLSRQCGQLGLIVIDYLQLMSGSSSGENRATEISEISRSLKSLAKELNVPVVALSQLNRSLEQRPNKRPVMSDLRESGAIEQDADVILFIYRDEVYNPDSQDKGTAEVIIGKQRNGPIGTVRLTFLGQFTKFDNFAGGNAFFQNE; translated from the coding sequence ATGAACGCTCCCAAAGACCCGCAGCTCGAATCCCTGAAGGTTCCGCCCCACTCGATCGAGGCCGAACAGTCGGTGCTCGGCGGCCTGTTGCTCGACAACGCCGCCTGGGACCGTATTGCCGATTTCGTCTCGGAAGGGGACTTCTACCGGTACGACCACCGGATGATCTTTCAGCATATCGGCAAGCTGATCTCCACCGCCCGTCCCGCGGACGTGATCACCGTCTTCGAATCGCTGACGCTGGCCGGCAAGGCCGACGACGTGGGCGGGCTGTCGTACCTGAATTCCCTGGCGCAGAACACGCCGAGCGCGGCGAATATCCGCCGCTACGCGGAGATCGTGCGGGACCGGGGCGTATTGCGCAAACTGGTCACCATCGCCGACGACATTTCCGGCGGAGCCTTCAATCCTCAGGGCCGGGAAGTGCGGCAGCTGCTCGACGAAGCGGAATCGAAGATCTTCGCCATCGCGGAGGAAGGCGCGCGCTCCCAACAGGGTTTTCTCGAGATCAAGCCGCTGCTCTCGCAGGTCGTCGAGCGTATCGATACGCTGTATCACCAGGACAATCCGAGCGACGTCACCGGCACGCCCACGGGCTTCGTCGATCTTGACCGGATGACCTCCGGGATGCATGGCGGGGAGCTGATCATCGTCGCGGGCCGCCCGTCGATGGGCAAGACCTCGCTGGCGATGAATATCGGCGAATATGTCGCGATCGAATACGGTTTGCCGATCGCCGTGTTCTCGATGGAAATGCCCGGCAGCCAGCTGGCGATGCGCATGCTGGGCTCGACCGGACGTCTGGACGCGCATCGGCTGCGCACCGGCAAGCTGACCGACGAGGATTGGCCCAAGCTCACGCATGCGGTGCAGAAGATGGGCGAGGCGCAGATCTTCATCGACGAACAGGGCGGACTGAACCCGATGGAACTGCGCGCGCGTGCGCGCCGTCTGTCGCGGCAATGCGGGCAGTTGGGCCTGATCGTGATCGATTACCTGCAGTTGATGTCCGGATCGAGCAGCGGCGAAAACCGCGCCACGGAGATTTCGGAGATTTCCCGCTCGCTGAAAAGCCTGGCGAAGGAACTGAACGTGCCGGTGGTGGCGTTGTCGCAGCTCAACCGCAGTCTCGAGCAGCGCCCGAACAAGCGTCCGGTGATGTCCGATCTGCGCGAATCGGGTGCGATCGAGCAGGATGCCGACGTCATCCTCTTCATCTACCGCGACGAAGTCTACAATCCGGATAGCCAGGACAAGGGCACCGCCGAGGTCATCATCGGCAAGCAGCGTAACGGTCCGATCGGCACCGTGCGGCTGACCTTCCTCGGGCAATTCACGAAATTCGACAATTTTGCCGGTGGCAACGCCTTCTTCCAGAACGAATGA
- the trxA gene encoding thioredoxin TrxA codes for MSENIKHINDASFDGDVVKAEKPVLLDFWAEWCGPCKMIAPILDEVAKDYGDRLQIAKLNVDENPSTPAKFGVRGIPTLILFKNGAVAAQKVGALSKSQLTAFLDSHL; via the coding sequence ATGAGCGAAAACATCAAACACATCAACGACGCCTCGTTCGACGGCGACGTCGTCAAGGCCGAGAAGCCGGTTCTGCTGGATTTCTGGGCGGAATGGTGTGGCCCCTGCAAGATGATTGCCCCGATTCTCGACGAAGTCGCGAAGGACTACGGCGATCGCCTGCAAATCGCCAAGCTGAATGTCGACGAAAATCCGTCGACGCCGGCCAAGTTCGGCGTGCGCGGCATCCCGACGCTGATTCTGTTCAAGAATGGCGCCGTGGCCGCGCAGAAGGTCGGCGCATTGTCGAAATCGCAACTGACCGCCTTCCTCGACAGCCATCTGTAA
- the rpsR gene encoding 30S ribosomal protein S18, protein MARPTGKKFEKRRQQQNPLFKRKKFCRFTAAGVDQIDYKDIDTLKDFIGENGKITPARLTGTKSRYQRQLGTAIERARFLALLPYTDLHRG, encoded by the coding sequence ATGGCTCGTCCCACTGGAAAGAAGTTTGAAAAGCGTCGTCAACAGCAGAACCCGCTGTTCAAGCGCAAGAAATTCTGCCGTTTCACGGCGGCTGGGGTCGATCAGATCGACTACAAGGACATCGACACGCTGAAGGACTTCATCGGCGAGAACGGCAAGATCACGCCGGCCCGTCTGACGGGCACGAAGTCGCGTTATCAGCGTCAGCTAGGCACCGCGATCGAACGCGCGCGTTTCCTCGCGCTGCTGCCGTACACCGATCTGCACAGGGGCTAA
- a CDS encoding MATE family efflux transporter: MLSDVRAILHLTWPLLIGQLAAIAFAVIDTSMVGRFSAQDLAALGLGGSIYVSIYVALFGILAALSPIAGNLFGAKRLPEIGEVVRQSAWLSLALAALGMVVLYFPEPLLRLSDAPPVLAERATGYLRILSFGLPASLAFRIYGGVSTAIGRPRFVMGVQIVALLVKIPANYWLIFGGLGVPALGGLGCALASTAINWIEAVLGMILLARGQPYRPLAIFARFSWPDARQLGELLRLGLPMGLSYLIEVTSYTFMAIFITRFGTPTLAAHQIAGNVGAVLYMTPLSIGIATATLVAQALGAGQRDRARTISRHGILLAGAIGLGYATLVTATRHGIAGAYTNDATVAHTAAGLLLIVAAYHCFDAVQATTSFVLRSYRVTVVPTVIYAVALWGVGLGGGYAMGFDTLGVLPVWLTGANGFWIANTASLAVAAAMLVLYLRVVVRR, from the coding sequence TTGCTGTCTGACGTCAGGGCCATCCTTCACCTCACCTGGCCGTTGTTGATCGGCCAGCTGGCGGCCATCGCCTTCGCCGTCATCGATACGTCGATGGTCGGGCGCTTCTCCGCGCAGGATCTGGCCGCGCTCGGGCTGGGCGGCTCGATCTACGTCAGTATCTATGTCGCGCTGTTCGGGATTCTCGCCGCGCTGTCGCCGATCGCCGGCAATCTCTTCGGCGCGAAGCGCCTGCCCGAGATCGGCGAGGTGGTGCGGCAATCCGCCTGGCTCTCGCTGGCGCTGGCGGCGCTGGGCATGGTCGTACTGTATTTTCCGGAACCGTTGCTGCGCCTGTCCGACGCGCCGCCGGTGCTGGCCGAACGCGCGACCGGCTACCTGCGCATCCTGTCCTTCGGCCTGCCGGCCAGTCTTGCCTTTCGCATCTACGGCGGCGTGTCGACCGCCATCGGCCGTCCCCGCTTCGTAATGGGCGTGCAGATCGTCGCATTGCTGGTTAAGATCCCGGCGAACTACTGGCTGATCTTCGGCGGCCTGGGCGTGCCCGCATTGGGCGGCCTGGGATGCGCGCTGGCGAGCACGGCGATCAACTGGATCGAGGCGGTGCTGGGGATGATCCTGCTCGCGCGCGGGCAGCCCTATCGGCCGCTGGCGATTTTCGCACGCTTTTCCTGGCCCGATGCGAGGCAACTGGGCGAGTTGCTGCGGCTCGGTTTGCCGATGGGTCTGTCCTATTTGATCGAGGTGACGTCTTACACCTTCATGGCGATCTTCATCACCCGCTTCGGCACGCCGACGCTCGCTGCCCATCAGATCGCCGGCAATGTGGGCGCGGTGCTGTACATGACGCCGCTGTCGATCGGCATCGCCACCGCGACCCTGGTCGCGCAGGCACTGGGCGCGGGGCAGCGCGACCGGGCACGCACGATTTCCCGGCACGGGATTCTGCTCGCGGGCGCGATCGGGCTGGGCTACGCGACGCTCGTCACGGCGACACGGCACGGCATCGCCGGCGCCTACACCAACGACGCGACGGTCGCGCACACCGCCGCGGGCCTGCTGCTGATCGTCGCCGCCTATCATTGCTTCGATGCGGTGCAGGCCACCACATCGTTCGTCTTGCGCAGCTACCGTGTCACCGTCGTGCCCACGGTGATTTATGCCGTCGCCCTGTGGGGCGTGGGGCTGGGTGGCGGCTACGCGATGGGCTTCGACACCCTGGGCGTGCTGCCCGTCTGGTTGACCGGCGCCAACGGCTTCTGGATCGCGAACACCGCGAGCCTGGCGGTCGCCGCAGCCATGCTGGTGCTGTATCTCCGCGTGGTCGTCAGGCGTTAG
- the rho gene encoding transcription termination factor Rho: protein MHLSELKSQHVSELIEMANGLEIENANRLRKQELMFAILKKKAKTGETIYGDGTLEVLPDGFGFLRSPETSYLASTDDIYISPSQIRRFNLHTGDTIEGEVRVPKDGERYFALVKVDKVNMMPPEASKHKIMFENLTPLHPNRPLKLECETTDDKSRGALSSRTENTTCRVIDMIAPIGRGQRGLLVASPKSGKTVMLQHIAHAIATNHPEVQLFVLLIDERPEEVTEMQRSVKGEVIASTFDEPASRHVQVAEMVIEKAKRLVEMKLDVVILLDSITRLARAYNTVVPASGKVLTGGVDANALQRPKRFFGAARNIEEGGSLTIIGTALIETGSRMDDVIYEEFKGTGNMEVHLERRLAEKRIYPAINLNKSGTRREDLLIDPEVLHKKLWPLRKVISEMDDIVAMEMLLGKVKETKNNSEFFDMMRR, encoded by the coding sequence ATGCATTTATCCGAGCTAAAATCACAGCACGTCTCCGAACTGATCGAGATGGCCAATGGTCTCGAGATCGAAAACGCGAATCGTCTGCGCAAGCAGGAATTGATGTTCGCGATTCTGAAGAAGAAAGCGAAGACCGGGGAGACGATCTACGGCGACGGAACGCTCGAGGTACTGCCGGACGGATTCGGTTTCCTGCGCTCGCCGGAAACGTCGTATCTGGCGAGCACCGACGACATCTACATCAGCCCCTCGCAGATTCGCCGCTTCAATCTGCATACGGGCGACACGATCGAAGGCGAAGTGCGCGTGCCGAAGGACGGCGAGCGCTACTTCGCGCTGGTCAAGGTGGACAAGGTCAACATGATGCCGCCGGAGGCCTCGAAACATAAGATCATGTTCGAGAACCTCACGCCGCTGCATCCCAACCGGCCGCTGAAGCTCGAATGCGAGACGACCGACGACAAGTCGCGCGGCGCGCTGTCCAGCCGCACCGAGAACACGACCTGCCGCGTCATCGACATGATCGCGCCGATCGGCCGCGGTCAGCGCGGGCTGCTGGTCGCGTCGCCGAAGTCGGGCAAGACCGTGATGCTGCAACACATCGCGCACGCGATCGCGACGAATCACCCCGAAGTGCAGTTGTTCGTGCTGCTGATCGACGAGCGCCCCGAGGAAGTGACCGAAATGCAACGCTCGGTCAAGGGCGAAGTGATCGCCTCGACCTTCGACGAGCCGGCCTCGCGCCACGTGCAGGTCGCCGAAATGGTGATCGAGAAGGCCAAGCGTCTGGTCGAGATGAAGCTCGATGTCGTGATCCTGCTCGACTCCATCACCCGTCTGGCGCGCGCCTACAACACGGTGGTGCCGGCATCGGGCAAGGTGCTGACCGGCGGCGTCGACGCGAACGCGCTGCAACGGCCGAAGCGTTTCTTCGGCGCGGCGCGCAATATCGAGGAAGGCGGGTCGCTGACCATCATCGGCACCGCGCTGATCGAGACCGGCAGCCGGATGGACGACGTGATCTACGAGGAATTCAAGGGCACGGGCAACATGGAAGTGCACCTCGAGCGGCGCCTTGCCGAAAAGCGCATCTATCCCGCGATCAACCTGAACAAGTCGGGGACGCGCCGCGAGGATCTGCTGATCGATCCGGAAGTGCTGCACAAGAAATTGTGGCCGTTGCGCAAGGTCATCTCCGAGATGGACGATATCGTCGCGATGGAGATGCTGCTGGGCAAGGTCAAGGAAACGAAGAACAATTCGGAGTTCTTCGACATGATGCGCCGCTGA
- a CDS encoding ArnT family glycosyltransferase, whose protein sequence is MKSVVRLTASATRPLPRAALLAICVVYAAFGLFWRDPWKNEDATGFGVMWTLASGHLHDWLFPNLFGKPMPADGPLSYWLGAGAIRLLPFIAPGSAARVVTALLFSLSCGFVWYGTYLLGRRGEVQPFKYAFGGEPLPGDFGRTIADGALLILLACFGLAERGHETTPQLAQFLCVSMILYGMARAVDKPVQGAIFWGAGLGLLTLAASPLLPTVMGACLLGVALLSPHFRGRTLLALGLPVALVIAASWPLVATFYDGDASQRFLRAWIHGNFDFYAGPLNNVLFYALKNLPLFTWPAWPLALWSWWSWKGMRRAPHVLAPMAIMVPLLVLVVLQSHQTNKLFMLLLPGMAMLAAFGLPTLKRGAINAIDWFAVLSFTVLGGFVWLVWTAAVTGHPAAIARNLARQIPGFEPSFRLIALATALVVTLCWMAIVRWRLATRPEVLWRGVVLSSAGTTLMWVLLMTLWMPFINYSRTYRDVAAQIAEHLPSDYRCITPVRLGDAQIASFGYFQSMRFGFHGEDCDVLLRQDDEDYWAPADVRPYQWKRVWEGRRAADRDERFRLYVRVLEPAAKRVR, encoded by the coding sequence ATGAAATCCGTCGTCCGCCTCACCGCCTCCGCGACCCGCCCCCTGCCGCGCGCCGCCCTGCTGGCGATTTGCGTGGTCTATGCCGCATTCGGCCTGTTCTGGCGCGACCCCTGGAAGAACGAGGACGCGACGGGTTTCGGCGTGATGTGGACGCTGGCCTCCGGCCATTTGCACGACTGGCTGTTCCCGAACCTGTTCGGCAAGCCGATGCCCGCCGACGGGCCGTTGAGCTATTGGCTGGGCGCGGGCGCCATCCGTTTGCTGCCGTTCATCGCCCCGGGCAGCGCCGCGCGCGTGGTCACCGCACTGCTGTTTTCGCTGAGCTGCGGTTTCGTCTGGTACGGCACCTATCTGCTGGGGCGCCGCGGCGAGGTACAGCCGTTCAAGTACGCGTTCGGCGGCGAGCCGCTGCCGGGCGACTTCGGCCGCACGATCGCCGATGGCGCCCTGCTGATCCTGCTCGCCTGCTTCGGCCTGGCCGAGCGCGGTCATGAAACCACCCCGCAGCTCGCGCAGTTCCTCTGCGTCTCGATGATTCTCTACGGGATGGCGCGTGCGGTCGACAAACCCGTTCAGGGCGCGATCTTCTGGGGCGCGGGACTGGGTCTGCTCACGCTCGCGGCGAGCCCCCTGCTGCCCACGGTGATGGGCGCCTGCCTGCTTGGCGTCGCCCTGCTCAGCCCGCATTTCCGGGGCCGCACTCTGCTCGCCCTCGGCCTCCCGGTCGCGCTCGTCATTGCCGCGTCCTGGCCGCTCGTGGCCACGTTCTATGACGGCGATGCCAGCCAGCGCTTCCTGCGCGCGTGGATCCACGGCAACTTCGATTTCTACGCCGGGCCGCTGAACAACGTGCTGTTCTACGCGTTGAAGAACCTGCCCCTGTTCACCTGGCCCGCCTGGCCGCTCGCGCTATGGTCCTGGTGGAGCTGGAAAGGCATGCGGCGCGCGCCGCACGTGCTCGCGCCGATGGCGATCATGGTACCGCTGCTGGTGCTGGTGGTGCTGCAAAGCCACCAGACCAACAAACTGTTCATGCTGCTGCTGCCGGGCATGGCGATGCTCGCGGCCTTCGGATTGCCCACGCTCAAGCGCGGCGCGATCAATGCGATCGACTGGTTCGCGGTGCTCAGCTTCACGGTTCTCGGCGGTTTCGTCTGGCTCGTCTGGACAGCGGCCGTGACCGGGCATCCGGCCGCGATCGCCCGCAATCTGGCGCGCCAGATCCCCGGTTTCGAGCCCTCGTTCCGCCTGATCGCGCTGGCGACGGCGCTGGTCGTGACCCTGTGCTGGATGGCCATCGTTCGCTGGCGGCTCGCGACCCGACCGGAGGTGCTGTGGCGCGGCGTGGTGCTCTCGAGCGCGGGCACGACGCTGATGTGGGTGCTGCTGATGACGCTGTGGATGCCCTTCATCAACTACAGCCGGACCTATCGCGACGTCGCCGCGCAGATCGCCGAACATCTGCCCAGCGACTATCGCTGCATCACCCCGGTACGGCTCGGCGACGCGCAGATCGCGTCGTTCGGCTATTTCCAGTCGATGCGCTTCGGCTTTCATGGCGAGGACTGCGACGTGCTGCTGCGGCAGGACGACGAGGACTACTGGGCCCCCGCCGACGTGCGGCCGTACCAATGGAAGCGGGTCTGGGAAGGCCGCCGCGCGGCCGATCGCGACGAACGCTTCCGGCTGTATGTCCGGGTGCTGGAACCCGCCGCGAAACGTGTCCGGTAA
- a CDS encoding DUF47 domain-containing protein: MFGRFMPTEGKFFEIFNAHAKCMVEAARELEALVDNIERAEIHKQNVQINEKRADKLTHETIDLLHKTFITPLDRDEIHKLITTMDDIIDLIEDVATAVWLYDVKSLTAEASQLAHICVSCCERVQDVVARLADMKDAAAILQVCEEIDRLESDADRVLRAAMSKLFREEDDVKTLIKLKAIYELLEQVTDKCEDVANIIEGIVLENA; encoded by the coding sequence ATGTTTGGTCGGTTCATGCCTACCGAAGGCAAGTTTTTCGAGATCTTCAACGCGCACGCGAAATGCATGGTGGAGGCCGCCCGTGAACTCGAGGCGCTGGTCGACAATATCGAGCGCGCGGAGATTCACAAGCAGAACGTCCAGATCAATGAGAAGCGTGCCGACAAGCTGACGCACGAAACGATCGACCTGCTGCACAAGACTTTCATCACGCCGCTCGACCGCGACGAGATCCACAAGCTGATCACGACGATGGACGACATCATCGACCTGATCGAGGATGTCGCCACCGCGGTCTGGCTGTACGACGTGAAGAGCCTGACCGCCGAGGCGAGCCAGCTCGCGCATATCTGCGTGTCGTGCTGCGAGCGCGTCCAGGACGTGGTCGCGCGGCTCGCCGACATGAAGGACGCGGCGGCCATCCTGCAGGTATGCGAAGAAATCGACCGGCTCGAATCCGACGCGGACCGGGTGCTGCGCGCGGCGATGTCCAAGCTCTTCCGCGAGGAGGACGACGTCAAGACCCTGATCAAGCTCAAGGCGATCTACGAATTGCTCGAGCAGGTCACCGACAAGTGCGAGGATGTGGCGAACATCATCGAAGGCATCGTGCTAGAAAACGCATAA